Within Mercenaria mercenaria strain notata chromosome 15, MADL_Memer_1, whole genome shotgun sequence, the genomic segment TTTATATGCATCTGAAATGGCTTTTGAACTAATCAGGGACTTTGCTAggattttttgtatgttttaccaCATTACAAGATACAGTTGAACAGTATTTGGATCATAAGAGCATTAGCCCAAATGGTTAAGTATCCCATCATCTGTTGTTAACCTCATTAAGGTGACATGCAGAGTGCTCAACCTAGGTCAAAGGTTAGATTTGGAGGTCAAAACTCAAATGTCACATagcttgaaaaattaaaaaatctaacATCAGTTGTTAATCTCATCATGTCTTTGATAACATGTATCTAGCATGCaaccaggtcgctaggtcaaatgtCTACTGTCAGTATATTCTCTTTTCTGCTGTCAGACTTTCATGAAACTAGTATCtgttgttaacctcatcaagaagaCATGCAGATtactagatccaaggtcaagttcacacttgaaGGCTGCAGGTCAAATAGCTAGCAGGTTTTCATAAATGCTAACATCATAAGTTAACTTCATCAAGTGCAGAACATTCAACTCAGGCATCtaagtcaaatgtcaaggtcacagatggaGATAAAGGTCAGATAGCTTTAATCTGTTTCTGTTTCATATCTTCTAAACTGCTTCTTAAAacatcgagatgacatgcagagtacTTATCCCAtgtcactaggttcaaggtcaaggtcacacctgggGGTCATAGATCATGTTGCTTAAAGGTTTTCATAAAAAGCTATCATAGATTATTGGCCTCATCAATTTGACATGCACAACATACAACTCAAGAAActtcagtcaaaggtcaaggtgacagttgGAGCTCAGAGGTCAGACAGCGCTAATTTGTGTCTGTTCAATACATTGTATCTTCTAAACTGCTCAGAACTATTCttaaaactagcatcagtttCTTACATGCAGAATGTAAAACCTggatcactaggtccaaggtcaaggtcactcttgacGGTAATAGATCAAATGGCTTGGATTAGTGTGTGCTCCATAATGTTAAAATCACTTGAACTActtgaaagatttttataaaacgaGCAACAGTTGCTTTTTTCCTCAAGATGACATGCTGGGCACATGACCGAGATCACAGtcactaaggtcaaggtcacactaagaggtctaAGATCAAATAGTTTAAATCCATGTCTATTCCTTGTCTTCTTAAACACTTTTATACCATGTCTTTTTAAACACAagaacagagctccagataagcttttggtgcatttgggtatttacccatcacgttttgttttaattgggtattggaaatctgcattgggtaaaaataatattattacccagccttttcagaagtaattgggtattagCTAACACCAATTGGGTTAACATTTAATGTTTTCTggtatacatttttagctcatctgattttttgaaaaaaaatgatgagttattgtcatcacttgagcggttgtcggcgtcggcgttgcctggttaagttttatgtttaggtcagcttttctcctaaactatcaaagctattgctttgaaacttggaatacttgttcaccatcataagctgaccctgtatagcaagaaacttaactccatcttgctttttgcaagatttatggccccttttgtacttagaaaatatcagatttcttggttaagttttatgtttaggtcaacttttctcctaaactatcaaagctattgctttgaaacttggaaaacgtgttcaccatcataagcagaccctgtacatcaagaaacttaactccatcttgctttttgcaagatttattgccccttttggacttagaaaatcagttttcttggttaagttttatgtttaggtcagcttttatcctaaactatcaaagctattgctttaaaacttgcaacacttgttcaccatcataagttgaccctgtacagcaagaaacataactccatcctgctttttgcaagatttatggccccttttggacttacaaaatatcagatttcttggttaagttttatgtttaggtcaactttttctcttaaactatctaagctattgctttgaaacttgcaacacttgttcaccatcataagctgactccgtacagcaagcaacataactccatcctgctttttgcaataattattgccccttttggacttagaaaatcatgttcttggttgagtattatgtttaagtcaacttttctcataaactatcaaagctattgctttaaaacttgcaacagtttttcaccatcataagtggacactgtacatcaagaaacataactctattctgctttttgcaagaatgatggccctttttagacttagaaaatcatgggtaagacaatatttctattacacaaaaaaaatcagatgagcgtcagcacccgctaGGCGTTGCTCTTGTTTGTACTTTCGTTTCATCGTGTTTTTTTGCACTTTCAATGCAGTCGGGCTCGGAGATCAATTCATCCATAATATCCCAAACAACATGTTCATCGCAATATATGCTCTTCTGAAACATGTCGGCCAGTATCAGTGACACTATGTCATCACAAACAGATACTGTCTTTGTTGAACAACAAAATATCCCTCTACTTTGTTTATTtatgctgcaacaatgtttttttctgtgaACTTTTTTAGTATTAGAAGTGGCTATTTTATTGgcataattattatttacaaagcgtccaaataacatgCGTCCAAATAACATTGATTATACTGAATGGTCCTCACAGACCTACCTATGATTTTTCTGATAAATAGCAACCTGTTCTGCCCTACAGATAACCAGTCTGTTGTTTAgggttaaagtctcgtacccattCTATAATacagaaaatgcgatacgcaagcatTTTGTAATGAACTGGGTACTAGGAgttttaattgcgtttcagtacgcacactgtatgaattcagttgGGCTTCTGCAACTTCAGTTGCATAAATACGCAAATAcacagcttatctggagctctaactagaatgaattatataaaattagCATCATTTGTTAACCTCACCTAGGTAACAAATGGAGTATATAGCCCAGGTGTTGACATTTGGTCGAAAATTAGGGTTACACTTCTGAAGACATCAAATACCAATTTATAACTTAAATTTGTGTCAGCCCATTATATATTCTTAATCACTGGacagatttttatatttaactgGTCAGTTGTTAACTGTTTATTTGGAGACATGCAGAGTACTCAACCCAGAttactaggtctaaggtcaaggtgaccTTGAAGGTCGAAGGTCATGATTACATCATTTTGCTTTCCAATATTACCAAATATACAGGTAAAACATTTGATATGTCTTTTTCAGGAGAATGGCAGCTACAAGTATCTGTATTGTCAATGTCTTGATATGGAAACAGAGGACTTGCTTTCACATTTTCAAAGTATGTTTAAGTTTATTGATGAAGTCAGTGAAACACAGAATGGAAAAATTCTTATTCACTGGTATGtatgtgtattattttatcaaaggtcaataggtatgacttaaaattttgttgttgtgAAACACTACAAAAACAAACTAAGCAATTTTATCAATTTCTGATTTACATCTGTAAAAAGAATGATATTTATGATGCCTTCATTTTTATATGCTTGTCAGAAAGATGGGACATATTATTGGAATGCCCCTGGTGGATGGGAGGGCGGGTGgcatccacaaactttgtccagagcatatcttcatgcatgaagggattttgatgtaacttggcacaaatgttcaccactatgagacagagtgtcatgcattagaaccaggttcctaggaatgaggtcacatttagaggtcagaggtcaaattcaagaatgactttgtccgtaacatttcttctttatgcatggagggattttgatgtaacttggcacaaacgttcaccaccatgagacagagtgtcatgcgcaagaaccaggtccctgggtctaaggtcaaagttacacttagaggccaaaggtcagataccagaatgactttgtccagagcatttcttcatcatgcgcaagaaccatgtccctagtttttgaattacttccctttgttgttactgtaaatagcttatattgtaactcttTTATttctggctgtagggaaaaatcaagacaatttttttgtggtacaacatgcatgttacatccatattgtgacattctggctcttttgttagcccaccatcatcagatggtgggctattaaaatcactctgcgtccgtggtccgtccgtccgtcattccgtccgtccgtccgttaacaatttctcgttatcgcatctcctcagaaactactggggggattttgaccaaactttgtcagaatgatgtattgataccctagttgtgtccccctgaaaatcagactggttcaacaatttatgagtgagttatggccctttgtttatttctataatttatatagatttatatagggaaaaactttgaaaaccttcttgtccaaaaccacagagcctagggctttgatatttggtatgaagcatcatcttgtggtcctctaccaagatgattcaaattatttctctggggtcaaatatggccccgccctgggggtcacgtggtttatatagacttatatagggaaaaactttgaataacctcttgtccaaaaccacagggcctagggctttgatattttgtatgtgacatcatctagtggtctttaactaagattgttcaaattatagccctagggtcaaatatggccccgccctgggggtcatatggtttacatagacttatatagggaaaactttgaaaatcttcttgtccaaaccacaaagcctagggctttgatacttgtaatgtagcatcatctagtggttctctaccaagtgtgttcaaattatcctcctagggttaaatatggccccgccccgggggtcacatggttcatataaacttatatagggaaaagcttttaaaatgttcttgtcagtaactacaacattcaaacttggaccacatgtatatttttgagtggcaagatgaaccttgacttgagttgaccttgattttgacctagtgacctactttcacatttctgtagctacagccttcaaatttggaccacatgcataattttgtgcactggaaaaaattttgacctttattttgacctagtgacctatttcacatttttgaaggtacaggcatcgaatttggaccatatgcatagtttcgtgtttcaaaatgaaatttgacattgattttgacctagtgacctactttaacatttctcaagctacagccttcaaatttggactacatgcatagttttgtgtaccgaaaaaaacttttgaccttcacattgacctagtgacctactttcacatttttgaaggtacaggcttcaaatttggaccacatgcatagttttgtattctgaaataaaatttgaccttgattttgacctagtgacctactttcacatttctcaagctacagccttcaaatttggaccacttgcatagttgtgtgtactgaaatgacctttgaccttacattgacctagtgacctactttcacatttctaaggtacaggcttcaaatttggaccacatgcatagttttgtattccgaaataaaatttgaccttgattttgccctagtgacctacttttacatttctcaagctacagccttcaaatttggaccacatgcatagttttgtatatcgaaacaaactttgacttttacatagacctagtgacctactttcacatttttgaaggtacaggcttcagattaggaccacatgcatagttttgtattccgaagtaaaatttgaccttgattttgacctagtgacctacttttacatttctcaagctacagccttcaaatttggaccacttgcatagttttgtgtactgaaatgaactttgaccttaagattgacctagtgacctactttcacatttctgtagctacatgcttcaaatttaggaccacatgcatagtttcgtgtacggaaacaaactttgaccttgacattgacctagtgacctactttcacatttttgaaggtacaggattcaaatttggaccacatgcatagatttgtgttgtgtacggaaatgaaatttgaccttgagctagtcaataagtcttgaaatttggaacactcaaaaatgacacattggtgggcgccaagatcactctgtgatctcttgttttttttgttgttttttttgcggaAAAGTTGCATGTGAATACCGGTATATGACACTAAGTCTTGTAAAAAATTTAGCAACATAATCTCCAAAAGAATGATCAGCTATCAATGCTATGAAGTACTGTTTCTGACGTGTCCAAATATGACTATCTATTAAATTGCTAAATGAAAGTGACCAGAAAATTAGCCGAACTGCAGTTCTTCATTGAATTGGTGTAACTTGTACTGGTAAGTTAAAAGAAGTTTAGTTGATCATTATAAGGAATGctaatcaaaatgtttttctgaatTTCTGAAACTAAGATCTATGCATACATATCTAATTTTATTATTGTCGCCACCAGTTACCCATAATTATGCACAGCTACTTCAGAAGCCATAGCAAAAGGGGAAGCCACAGAAAATGAGGGTTTTTTTTGAAAGGGacattgatatatattttctgaGATGGGAATATTTAATCTCAGTTTTGTAAGTCTATATTTTTGGTTTCAGTTTTGCTGGTATGTCTCGCAGTGTGACAGTAGCAGTTGGGTATTTGATGTACAAGAGCAAGATTCCACTAGATGCAGCCCTTCATATTGTTAAACAGTATAGAGGAAGAGTCAAGTAAGTCAGAATCAAGCGAAGGTTTCCAATGTATTAAGATACCCAAAGGTTGAGGGTACAAAAGCCCCACTTGAGGTCATGGCCACATCTCATTAATATGCATGTACCAGTATTGGTTTTTCTGGGAGGCAGACACAAGTGATTGAGTAAGGTTGAAGTTTTCGTCACAAGCTAAATAATCTGcataattattaaaataactAGATATTGTAACTGTTTTATTGAAGGGGAGTgttggtctagtggttaaggtgttggccgctcagcCTGGAGGTCGTGGGTTTAAGCCCCGCTAGGGCAGTGACCGTGCCTTCTTTTGGCACCAGGATTTTCCAGGATGTGGTCACAAGAGAGATAAGCtccaagctttcatcacaatcgagcaaaattaaataaatataagttaACTGTTTTGTTCTCTTgacatgtaattttaattttatgcatatttataatgtttatgGTTATTCAAACTATGTTTGACGATTTATCTTGAATAGATTTATGTGTCAGGTCACCTTTATGTTGGTAGGTCACAAGGTGAAACTACATATACTATTTCCGCCAACTGCAGCTAGAAAAAGATTGTTCAGATATTCATAAAACTTGTTATCAGCCTCtttccattttgaaaataaattgtcaTTAGAGGTATCAGTGTATATAATTTATACTGGATCATGTTTATTCATTACCCGTTTTGATATTGTCATAACTTATGGAGACCAGAGTGTCATCTAGATTTTTCAGTGTTTAATTTCTACAATTAACACGTATTTTTACAGACCAAACCCAGGATTTATGAGGCAGTTGGAATTATTTGAACAGATGGGTTGTACAATAGATGCTAATAATACTGTGTACAGACAgtataaactggaagtgatggcccAGAATGTACAGGCAGGTATGTGGAAATGTAGTAAGACTTGTAGAAGTACATATATATACAGTTAATTGCATGGCAGCATATATTGCTTAATGGTGAAGGTCGCAAATTTCTGAATTACCTGTCCTGCACCACTAGTGCTAAACTCCCTTTAATAGTTGTAGAGTTTTGTATGTGAGAAAAGCTGTCCAGCTTGCTTAGAGGAGAGAGGTACTGGTAATTCTGCCCAAGTGGTCACCTGTGCCAGAATGCAACCCGGAGTCGCACTCACCAAATGAGACTTGAAAGTCACTGTTAACCTGCCCCACATCTCCCCAATATCCgtgtaaaaaacaacaagaaaagaCAGACAACATACCATtcagttaaaatatttatacCCGGAACTTACTAGGGGGCCTGCCTGTGGTTTTGGGTTTGAACCCCCATTCATTGTGTtgaattctttcatatgaggaagaCTTATGATTCAACCGATCATGCCTAAAATATTTCCTGAAGACGTATCTGGGTTCTtgctccatcattaaagctggaaagttgcattGTGACTTAATGGTTTGACTTATTTGTCTTAAAACTCATCAAAAAGCAAACAAATTGGACCTTGCCAAATCAGAttacagaaaaaatgtatttttttttatctgtttagaAATGTGCCTGGCACAGCttttatcaaataacaaatgCGTTCGTGTGGTGTATCATCTGATTTACCATGCTTCATTCTTCATATGCTTGGATATTTAACAGCTTGGGTGGTAAATTAGAATGTAAACCATGACAAGGTCTggtttattaatcccccgccgtggcggagggattataggaatggtctgcgtccgtccttccgtccgtccttccgtccgtccttccgtccgtccttccgtccgtctttccgtccgtccttccgtccgtccttccgtccgtaacaaaatcgtgtccggtccatatctcataaaccccttgaaggattttcatgaaactttggtcaaatgatcacctcatcaagacgatgtgcagaacccatgagccagccttgtcggttcaaggtcaaggtcacaactcaaggtcaaaggttttagtctgccattttgtgtccgctctatatctcctaaaccccttgaaggaattttataaaacttgggtcaaatgatcacctcatcaagacgatgtgcagaacccatgagtcagccatgcaggctcaaggtcaaggtcacaactcaaggtcaaaggtttgagccttccattttgtgtccgctctatatctcttaaaccccttgaaggaattttataaaacttgggtcaaatgatcatctcatcaagacgatgtgcagaacccatgagtcagtcatgccagggtcaaggtcacaacttagggtcaaaagtttgagccttccattttgtgtctgctctatatctcctaaaccccttgaaggatttttatcaaacttgggtcaaacgataacctcatcaaggcaatgtgcagaacttatgggtcagccatgtcggctcaaggtcaaggtcacaactgaaggtcaaaggtttgagccttccattttgtgttcgctctatatctcctaaaccccttgaaggaattttataaaacttgggtcaaatgatatcctcatcagaacgatgtgcagaaattatgagtcaaccatgccagctcaaggtcaaggtcacaactaagggtcgaaggtttgagccttccatttggtgtccactctgtatctccttaaccccttgaaggattttcatcaaacttgggtcaaatgatcacctcatcaagaactcatgagtcagccatgtcaactcaaggtcaaggtcacaactgaaggtcaaaggtttcagctctgtatctcctaaaccccttgaaggattttcatggaactttggtcaaatgatcacctcatcaagatgttgtgcagaattcatgagtcagccatgtcagttcaaggtcaaggtcacagctaaaatcaaaggtttaccctttcactatctatagcagtggcgggggatttagctgtctttcagactgccttgttttcatTATAACATACTCCTAGAAATATCATGGTAACAACAATGCTAAATTACATTAATCCAGGTAGTAATTAATTGGACGTGATGCAGCAACTTGACACCATAGTTGACGTCATAATGTGCATTACCctttttatcacagaatatacaagGCTTGACATACTTCTCTGTTTAACTTACAAACCAGTCAAGAACTGATTCACttcttatttaacattttaggTAATGAAATATAGAATTGACAAAGCTGAAGGGATGTGTATATTTCAGGAAGCCTAGAGGTCAAGGAAACTGACCTTGCTGAAGATGTAGGCAGCAACAAGACAGAAAATTACTACAGATGTATGAAATGCAGGTAAACACTTTTACTTATTGTGATGTTGTTATTGAATATCAAAGTACTCTCTGGTCAAGTGGTTATGCCTGCTGATTccgaatcacttgccactcactaCTGCGGGTTCGAAACCTGGTTTAGGGTGTAGAATCctttcaagtgaggaagccatccagctgacttatcgAAGGTCAGAGGTTCTAATCTGGTGCCTGGAGTTTTTCCCTGCCATCAGAAGCAGGAAGTTGGCATATGATCTTAAATTTGTTGGTGtgatcaaaaaaaaattataaaagtgtCATCTAGACAAAATTGCAccaaacatttatttctttgtatTCTGATGTAGCAGCACATATCAGTTTGAAATATAGATTATGTTTACTTAATTCtctgaataaaaaatgaattttttaaagtaaaatcacAGAAATCAGAATCATTAgagtcaaataaaaacaaatttcagtGGTCATTCTTTGCAGAAGAGCATTGTTTAGAACTTCAAGTCTGCTTCCACACACAGCAGGTCAAGGTGAGGCTGCCTTTGACTGGCGTAGTAAAATTCCAGCAAATAAGCGACCAGTCTGTGATTCAATTGAAAAACATGGTGACACAGTCTGTGATAGATCTTTATTTATTGAACCAGTGCAGTGGATGGCAGGATTTATCAACCAGCTAGATGGCAAGGTAATGGTGGCAGTTGTGGTAACCTTGGGGACTTAGAAATAATTTAGTTTACATTTTGTGTGTAAAATACTTAATACTGTCAAATCTAACTAAACAAACCATATTAGTGAAAAGTGAGAGAAAAGAGATAAGAAATAGTATAAATTCTTTTGTAAAAGTGGTTTATCAACTacttacattttaaacaaagaatgaTTTTGAAAGTTATAGGCACAGTTAAAAGTAAATGCTATGAAATCGTTAATATTCATGGGTacttaatttcattgatattgtGGTTGAGTGAATGCACACAATTAAACCCCAGTGAGTAAATATAACTCTCACTCTATTATCCACTCTGTAATCAAAAGTTATCCAAAAATTCATAACTCAAAAAAACGGCCGTTCTGGTCCATACCACACAGTTTTGTGCCCATGAAATTGTCtgggttattagtcccctactggttgaaaaccagtttcgaggactataggaatgcgcttttccgtcattctgtcattccgaagttccgtcattccatccgtctgcaattttgtgtctggtccataactcttttatccatgaagggattttaatattacttggcacaaatgttccccatgatgagacgatgtgtcatgcgcaaaacccaga encodes:
- the LOC123553896 gene encoding probable dual specificity protein phosphatase DDB_G0281963, with product MDRIGDTCIYVGDRDAAESLQRYNGAEITHILTIDNYPLKWIEENGSYKYLYCQCLDMETEDLLSHFQSMFKFIDEVSETQNGKILIHCFAGMSRSVTVAVGYLMYKSKIPLDAALHIVKQYRGRVKPNPGFMRQLELFEQMGCTIDANNTVYRQYKLEVMAQNVQAGSLEVKETDLAEDVGSNKTENYYRCMKCRRALFRTSSLLPHTAGQGEAAFDWRSKIPANKRPVCDSIEKHGDTVCDRSLFIEPVQWMAGFINQLDGKMMCPKCDSKLGSFIWYGERCPCGTWVAPAFHIQSSKVDLMKPRLPVVMKQSQISTAALTENFTFSGASDNIQSDIKSPT